The stretch of DNA GGATTTTTATCCCCCAAGACTCTTATCACGTGGGCGAAACCTACGAGCAAAatctaatatacaatatttataacgtaACAAATTTATTTGCGTGTTATTTTTGAAGTGTACTAATGGGTTTAATACGAAATGTCAGGAGTAAGAGAGATAGAAATAacttttgttagtttttttttatttttatatttttctttatgtaaaatcttttttttttcattaaggtATGGCAATGGGCTATGCAACGCGGCGGCAAGCTGGAGACTCACATGCAGAGTCTCAAGGACCTGGACCTAGTACTGGAAGAGCTGCTGCAGTGGCTCACCGGACTAGAGAACACATTACTTTGTGAGTACTCATTTACTAagtccaataataatatatactttttttttatttaataacgcaCACATGGTATTCTGCATTGACTGTGAATGGATAGATTGtgatcataaaattttatgttaccgAATTTAGTATTTTTCAAGCTTTGTATGGATTATCAAAATTCAATGGGTAGGTGTTCACCATCAATAATGTAACTTTCAATTCCAACACTTCATTCATTGTATTAACCGAAGATTCTTATTAAGGGACCTTAtgacacattaaaaaaaatgcatgcaCTCGAATTGTGTTGCAAATTGCACCGATCGCAATCTAATCAGTTGAGAAACaagataaaacaaattaatctaCGTTTAATGATAGGAATTAATTACACCTCTAAACGGGTAGGCAGTTGTGGAAATAGGTCACTCAAATATCAGCCATTTTCATTTATTCCATAAGTAGACGAACCTATCCTAATTTTCATACTTACCTTGcttcttttttattgaaactatttttttttattatggtaaCATTAAACCAATACATAATCTTTTTTATTCCACCTAGCCCTGGAAGCGGAGCCGTTGCCAGAGTCTATCGAACTACTGGAGGGCCTTATCGAAGACCACAAGGAGTTGATGGAACACACACAGAAACGACAGACGGAAGTGGACCGCGTCTGCAAGGCGTACCAGGTTtgctttattttgattattacaattaattttaacgcCATCTGTCAAAATATTAGGATCATGAGGTTCCTACAATCAAGTGTGGAAAtatgttaagtaaagatatttaattttggaatattttattatgaaaaaaaacaaaactactttttctatatttttttattctcaccCTCATTTCTTTCTCATTTAAATagtaaccaaaaatattttcatacatgtttttcattaatttattgacgTTTTTCACTAGGTTAAGAGCCAGAGCCAAGGTCGTGAGACCACGCCAAGGAAGGTGTCAGCCAAGAGCGCCACCAAGGGAACGCCTGGGTACGTcgtagttaaatatttaatgtggcAATTCTATAACTTTTCATGTTTGTGCGTAAAAGATGTGATAATAGTGTTTTAGAAACCCggctttttgtatttaatttaaattagcactgttttgtttgaaaatggaatgcgaggatttttatagattttagagggattatatatttttattgcaagcaaaaaaaaaatatataaaaatatgaataatatatactattatgtaGCTAAAATTAGAATTCATTTATTGTAGAGCTCATTTATATCCAAGTGTGTAATGCGACATACATTTAGCTCTAGGCTaactatattaatacaaaaaaaaaacatcaatagTAAATCAAAAGAAATCTTCCAAAATTccgttttcaattttttatgtttttttttttatttgagtttacCTATTTATGTTTAACACACGTGTCcattattcattttgtttttcgtTTCTCCTTTTCCCCACTCATTCCACCTCATGCACGCCGTTCACCGTGCCCGCCATATTGTGACGTCATTGCATGGTGTTACCGCTTGTGTTGCCAACATAATGATGCAGTCGCGGCTCCCAGCACGATTTGAACAGGGACCGGTCTGTGTCGCCTGATTACTATGGATCTAGGAGATTCAGGTCTGTTTAGTCTACATTTTcgtttttttcatgttttttttttctaaggacCTTTTTctgataatgataaaaaaatgaaaattgtccttgttttttttaatggatttgtgttatgcaattttttttattgcaaaataattaatatcaggtTGATTTTGTGATGATctggtgtataaataaattccattaatgtgaaaaaactattataaaaattgcgtaatataaatgtacctaaattttaaataaccatGTATGTGCTTTACGTGTTAATATAGTTCTCGTCCCACAAATTGAGTTTAATCACTTAAAAGacgtgttttttaatttttcatagtagtcttaatttttttttaccaatttgtGGACTTGGACTAATTATatggaatttaattataaaaaaatgcgtgTCAGTGTAATataattgaagtattttaaaatctgttatttatatcaatgcacgtctaatgtctcagggtgatgagtgcacaaacattttattcttgAAAATTTAAACCTTACTATCATGCAAATAAGATGGTTTTCTCttcatttaattgtattaaaaaatagtttgttatgtttagtattatacagattatataaatgcaaaattgcACAAAATTACTTCAGACTTTGTCTTCTATTGACATCGATTTCCCCATATTCTAGaagtaaaacatgttttttgtttgtaaatatcaattttCTAGAGTCTTTTGACAAATCTATCACAAAAAAACCATCAGCGACACGCATTTCTTTATAAGCACCATAAACATAGCTTCGTCCCGCTCTAACACATGTAAACGTTACCGTTTCTGTCTCGTTCATGTCACGCTTCACCACGGGCAGGTCCAGGATACAAACTCGCGTTAGGAGAGGAAGGTTTGACGCGtttctatatataaaatgtgtgtTGTGCTTTATAGATGTCTTGCACAATGTATATAGTAGttggatgtttgttttttttacactattgtaaaataattgtatatttttttacagatttacacttttattttcaGTACAGTTAGATTACATTTatacttgaatattttaattcattgaatAAGTCAATGATAAATTACGACTTTATTAAAATCTGCTCGTAAAATTACTATATGACAAATTCCTGTGAAATTATttgcgaaaaaaatatattttatattacttataatacaaaGAACATTTAGTTGATCTTCCATTCGAAACCAATTTGAAAGTAAAACATCAGAAAGCAAAACCATTGTGGGTCTAAAAAGACCcaacacatacacacataaattagtCTGTTTCTCGTCCGTAAGCTAGTTGTATGTCTTGTGATAATAAATGTTGTTCATTCTTGCATGCAGTCGTTATGGACTCCACCTCGACTTTAGGTAAACTAGTATAGGatagtgttaaaaatatgatacaaaatattatgggattataaaaaatagatagCACGTAGTCCGAAAATAGAACTAATgttatttttggtttataatggaatatattattttcccataatattcaatatatcagtatatgaaatataaaggGCTATAATACCTTCATAAAATATGATAGAAACTTCAGTTGTTCGAGGGTCAATATTTACCCgtctttttattttgatgtataaaaacaaatttaactttaaatgCTACATGTATAATTATAGCCCTGTATATGACGGTTGTTACAAGATGTGATTATCGTAGATTTGTTCGCTTTTGAAGAGTTACTACTTAGTTTCAAGTACTTAAGTCTCCAATTAGTTATGAGTGATGTTTAAAACATACTTGACGATTTCATTGAAGCTGAGTGgtaacaaaattttctaaaagaaaCGACACCACAAAATGAATTcacttattttgaaatatttgtgttataaatatttatttaaatttgactaTATACagaaagtataaaaaagaaataataatcatgAAAGAGTATTAGCAACTTCAAGTCCCttgaaagtaatatattttgtttcataaccTTTTGTATTTGTTGAAGTAAGATCAGTAGTTGTTTCGCAAAACTGATAAACACATATTATgtcattttatacatttattttaaatagaaatgtggtgttgtttttttaaagaaaatgctTAGTAAAAATAGAACGCTTGGTTATTCATTGTGCATGTTATTAATGGGTTGTGTGTAGGGGCGTGAATAAAAACTCAAAGTGCGTGTTTATCTTTGTGATACAATCTAATTTTACAAACTTCAGTTTTTAATATCAGTACATGCTTCCTTTACTATTGACCAACGGACATACTAGCCTAGTGCGTTAGATTACTTCAAGTAATAGTACatggtaaatttaaaaaaaaaagtattcgaaatatgaaaataaagaactccttttaaaacaataaaaaaaaatttgattgTATCACTAAAAAGAGTATCGACCGCTAAATAaccaaaattcaaaaataatgcAATAACCGTACATTTAACACGTGTTGCCGCGCACACTAACGGGCCAAGGGTTTATGTCATGTTTTCCGTGTGTTGAATAATGCGTGTGCTCGTAGCCGAGTGAGTCCGGGACGAGAGACGCCCGATCGGAACCTGCAACACTACGGGCCGAGGTTCCCGCCAAAGGGCAGGTAAGGCATACATCGCTGTTTTAAAACCAACACCGGTCGATCAGATTCCTACTGAGGGCGCAATGTACGGtgaattcgaatttcgaacgcgACACCACCATTGGTCTATCAAATTCGTGCTGCGGGCTCAATATACGGtgaattcgaatttcgaacgcTTAAAGGGGTGTGTATGCTGATCAAGGGCTTTTATTGgctgaatgtttttttttttttgtgtagcGTGCTAGTGTTAATTGAGCTAGCATGTTGTAGTGCTAAAATTTTACCTTATTTGtatgcatttgtttttttaatatctattgtctatctttaattataataaaataaatattgcctttttatttattatattaaaatttaaatgctgttttataaaaattatcgaTAACTTCCTTTGctcatatacaataaaaaaaaaataacaccaacATAACGACACCTATCTATACAGCAAAGGCGCAGAACCGGAATTCAGGTCGCCACGCGTTAAACAACTGTGGGACAAATGGAGGACTGTGTGGCTGCTCGCGTGGGAGAGACAGAGGAGGCTTCACGAGAGACTCGTGCACCTCAGGGAACTGCAGAGGGTGTCCAACTTCAGCTGGGACGATTGGAGGAAGCGGGTGAGTGACATAAGAATCCTCTAATAATAGAATACCTGCAGAATTGTTAGAAATTTcttgcagagataatcatggtttTACCAAACCATAATACAGCGCCGAACTCGGAAACACCCAACCCTGATACTACACTCACTTGGCTTAGGCCCGTGCATGCTGGCACGTACCGGTCTTACGGATCGAgcagtaaaaatataagaaataatagtgTTAATACACAATTGAAAGGATTTCGCAATGAATAtgattattctattattaaaaaaaacggttATATATCAAAAGTATTGTTGAAAAATGGCGATAGTATTGAATAGCTCTTTATTAATATCAACGCTAACACTGCTTCGAAGGCTTAATATAAACCACAAACCTCCAGAGAGGATGCCTGGTCCCGTATCAACAAATACATCCTCAATCATATAATTCGACGTCACACCCGGACACAAGTCATATCAAACTCACTCTATAccattatataaacctgaagagttgatttgtttgaatgcgctaatctcagaaactattaaaccaatttagattttttattactacgtagtataaaacaaagtcgctttctctgtccctatgtgtgcttaaatctttaaaactacgcaacggattttgatgcggttttttttaatagatagagtgattcaagaggaaattttatatgtataataataacatccattaaatagtcagcattgcacccatgcgaagccggggcgggtcgctagttaataataagaaactacattactcctgagtggtttagtctagtttttattttgggaaaatataactcaggacttttatcccgccgcgagcaaaacctagtcaCAAATTATATTACTGGGAGTTCAACGAATTATGTATccaatagcggaacctcgccaAATGTGAGAcacaatttttatatgttaaatataataaagcgtATTtcgaatcataaataaaaaaaaagaaaaaaaaaactatattactagtcataataatatttataaaccgtTCGTCAAACAGTTCCTGAAGTTCATGAACCACAAGAAGTCCCGTCTGACGGACCTGTTCCGCAAGATGGACAAGGACAACAACGGTCTCATACCGAGGAACGAGTTCATCGACGGAATCATCAACACCAGTGAGTATATGGAACGTTGATCTCATGACACAGATGCGTACTTAGATGTGGGCAGTGGGAGCAGTATCCCCGGGCGAGTCTGGCAAGGCACACGTGGGGAGTTGTACCCCGTTTATAAACAGCTTAGCAATTTTGTTATCATACATTGCAATGTTACGGTTTGTGATATCAAATATCTGACCTAACATGCATTCgagtaaaatataatctaaaacaaaaaaaaactaacagaATACAAGTATATTAGTAtcacttagtaaaaaaaaaaaaactttgaacaCACCCCTTTAATCTTAGTAACCACTAAGAGAAAATTCCTTCTGCCATAattcacatattatatttttttttcacataactAAGAAATCTCCCCTCTCCCAGAATTCGACACGTCCCGTCTGGAGATGGGCGCCGTGGCCGACTTGTTCGACAGGAATGGCGGCGGTCTTATCGACTGGGAGGAGTTCATCGCGGCGCTGCGACCTGATTGGGTGAGTATTGCTGGACTTGAGTAACGTCATGTAGATTGTAGCTACTTTGAGTAACTCCTGTGTTACTTGTAGCTAGGTTGAATTACTTCAAGTAGACGTCTATGACGTCTATGTATTCATTGTAGCTACTTTGAGTAACCCCTGTGTTGAATGTATCTACTATAAGTAATTTCAAGTAATAGGTAGGTTTTAAATCCTGGATCAtttcaaacattatattagtaGTTCAGCTAAGCTCATCCTTTTAGGTGTAGAGTTgggattatttaataaaaatcatgtcAAAGTTTGAGCTCATCCTTCTAGGTGTATTGAgagttggtatttttttaataaaaatcatgtcAAAATAAGCTCGAATAATTtggaatttttaaaaacttattgattaCTTTTGCTGAAATATATCTCCTAATCAAACTAAAATGCAAGTGATGTAAATTGAAAATGTGACATTAAAAAATCGACACTTTTAAACCCCATTTCGCCTTGACTAGGTGGAGCGTCGCGGCCCTCCCACGGACGCCGATAAAATACACGACGAAGTAAAACGCCTCGTGATGCTCTGCACGTGCAGGCAGAAATTCAGAGTGTTCCAAGTCGGCGAGGGCAAATACAGGgtgagtattttattatttgtttgtgaatgaacgaatgaatgatATAAATGAGTTAAAATCATCGCCAAATTCATAGGTATGCTCATTTTGTAGTGATTTCATCTCATGATTCAGATGTCTGTCGGTTAGGAGTAAGAACAGACACGTACCCTAGATTTTTAGTATAAACAGCTAGATGCTAAAATTTGTTagataaatatactataaacgaaaatataagtatgtttaaaattattaatgttccATCAACCCAGTTATAGAAAACGTTCGCGTACGTAATAAATCatgtcaaattaaatttctaatagATCTAGCCATATTTTTTCTGCTTTTTATGTCATAATCAAaacttgatttattttgtactttaattttgaacaaaaattaatactgtataatattagggaacattataacttttaaaaaatatcttgggTCATTTGTGACCCATCTTAGGCGATTTGTATTTTATCCCGCAATCGCTCCTAACAGTTCGGCGACTCCCAAAAACTCCGGCTGGTGCGCATCCTCCGTTCCACGGTGATGGTGCGCGTCGGAGGCGGATGGGTCGCCCTCGACGAGTTCCTGGTCAAAAATGACCCGTGCCGAGGTATGTGCGGATTCTATATGACGGGTGGTTGGGTCTTATTAGGACATATTACCaagattacatttttattttacatttataataagaattatattattttgtatgcaCAAACTTTTCATATTGCATAATTgtcaaatatataaagtatacaTGGTTATATTAATTTAGGGATCCCAATGAAATTTTTCCCTTTCTGAGATATCTGAAAACTTCTGCAGATTTTCATATTTAGCTGTTAACATTAGACAAAATATCCTTtactgtacaaaaaaaaatatttgccatattttatttgtcgaaAAAGCTGCTTTTGGATGATCTTGGTAAAGTGTTCTTACAAAACAAGTTGTCGACGTTTTtcgattttattgtattttttaaaacaaaagaacgTTTTACATTAGTTAATTgtgtaaagtaatatttgtgaaatacatacatagtaaagtaatattattgaattacgTACATAGCAGTAAAAtcgataaacatttttttatttattttaatcagagTCCTGTTTCAGAgttgagaaattattaaaaattggtaCTTATAACAGAAAAACCAATTATTACTATAGatatattttggaaaattataATGTGGCTGCAATatctataacattatttataatttaatatttattttataagcttATAAGTACTAACTGGTTAAACTAATTCAATTCACATTATGATTTTCTTATAGCTGAATTGAAGTGACCATtgtctattttgttttttttttattttacataaagtatgagtagtatatatttttatatatttcatgcCTTCAATTCAGCTGGCATTTGATTGGGCAACTGTTACTCTGCTTTTTTACAAAAAGCATTGGAACAGTTCCACTTTGTATCAACTTTCGTATATATCCGAAAGTCGGTACATACgataattaaattcaaagtgTCAATCAATCGTATCGGGAATAGTTTTGTGTTAACACCCTAACGAGGGGATGACTAATTATCGGAATAAAATTAACGTTAAAAAACGtggtaaaataacaaaataaccattattttcagtacaatatttattaatgattacatAATCGAATacaaaaactacattaaaacttacattaaacataaattaagtaGCTGGCAATATCGTTTAATTAAAACTAGCAATACTGTTAATGAAATGCAAAAGAAATCCACCGTAAAATTTTGACATAGCagatttatcacagaaaaaataGAGATTCTAAACACTGCCCCAGTACATACAAAGTTGATCGAAACTGGATTTTTTCGAGGTCACTACCTGCTCTAAATCCTAATGTTAGTCATAAGTCTAAAAATAGTTGCCACGGCAAAAGGCATCTTATATGCTATgataaaaaacatgtttttttaacaaatgcGCCTATGCAAACTTTTACTAAGCAATATAAAAACGCCCATGTCCATAGTTCACACCTACAATCGCTATTAGCTTAAACAGCAGATAACATTTCTAAATCGAGTACAAGTTAAATATTGTTCTACAAACATTGTTCAATACTGAGAAAGGAAGTCTACAATCTAAGCTAAGCATCCTGTTTGAACAATTGAAATGCATCCAAATTGGCAAGTATTGGCACGATTAGTCGACAGTCGTCTTCCTGATAAAGGAAGTTAGCAGAGATATCTCACTAGATTGTTCTGGTAGGGGGCTGATTTCAATCTCCTCGCTCAAGTTTTGTGTATCCGAAGTGTTTTCTGCGGCTGGCCAACGTTTGTGACTTGGTGCGTACAACACCAATAAGGCAAAGATGTAGATGTTCCACATTCCATATACCCCAGTAAAGAATGCTGAAGTGTATTCAAGGGCAATGTTCTCATCCCATTTCCACTGTCCTTCAGCGACTTGTCCTAAAATGAAGCCAATGACCGTCATAGCAGCGCAGAGCAGGGTAGCCAACATCAGGAATTTGAAGCGATATATTATGCCTTCATAATGTAAACGTCTGACCGAACACATGGTGGGCAGAGATTGTCGCTTGTGGGATATGTTGGTGAACACTTGCCAGATCATGTAACAGAGGAACAGGAAATAGACTCCTGTAGATATTCCCGCCAGGATGATAAAGGTCAGGGCTAGATTTGTGCCTATATCAGTCACCCAGATAGAGTAAAATGGGTTTCTCAGCTGAACACCTCTCTCGCACATatcaaaaatgaataatgaGATACAGCCCATCGCTACAGCACTGAGATGTCGCCAGTACTGCTTCAGGGAGCTTTGCGCCGAAGCTTCTTGAATTAACATGTGTTCTCCAGCAAAAACAAGCCAGAACGAGAATAATGTTGCATAGAAAACTCCTTGTCTTATGTCTCCAAGTAGTAGCATAAATGGCAAGTCAAAATGTAACGTCAGGTACTCAATTGGCATATTTAGGAAGCATAGAGCAATCCCCAAGCTTAACAGCATCTTCTCGAGTAACACAGGCTTCCGTTGCAGCATATGTATGCGACGCCAAAACCATACAATGATTCCTATGATGCACGGAAAGAATACTGTCTTTAATGACAACCAGACTTTAGTGAATCCtccattttgatttattatcgtCAGCCACATATCCTGAATGTGTCCAATGTGGGCATTCATGTCCGGCGTGTCTACAGGCAGCCGGATATTCAGCAAATAGTAGTCGTGGAACAAAGACCCAAGTTCAAACAAAGGTATTGCAGAACAATTATACAAGTAATCCTCACTTTTGATTTCAATATCGCAGTCTAGGTGCCGTTTCTCGACTGACTGTGTGTATAATTGCCAATGGTCGTCGGGATCTCCTTTGTTTCGGTACGCTAGCCGAGCGTCGATTGTTACAGTACTGCGCGGGCGGATTTCCATCTGGGAGTGATATCGTATGTCGACTTGTAGCACGCCGATGAGGTTCTGCTGCCATCGCGAGTAGTCAAGCACCATGCTCTCGCGAGGCACCGGCATTTGGAACGCGAAAACAATGTCGGTCTCCGAGAGGTCGTGATGCGTGTCCCCGAGATATAATTTCTCGCAGGAGCCCTTTCCGCGATTGTAAAACCATTTCGTCGTATCGTTTTTCACGGTCAGCGTGTCTTTACAGACGGTCGCGAGCATGTTTTGCGCGTTTGCAGGCATGGGCGCCACCAAGCCGCCGATCAAAAAACATGTTACTTGACACAATAGTAAAATAGTCACCAACACGCCCAGTTTCCGACCGCTAAGGTTCTCGATGATCGTCCCGGTCATGTTGGACGCGGGTGCCGCAACCAACGCGTGTAATAACTGAGTCAGAACGAATTAAAATCGACCCGTGTTCAATTCCATTGTTCTTGTTTTTCGTTTTCGACGCGACCCGACTTGACATGCGCGGACGCGATGTTGCCAGCTCGAAACGAAATAACGTACCACGCTATTTTTATAACGCGTTATAACGTTACCGTGTTTGGAAAATTACTTTCTTTAACGGTTACTATGAACTAAATGTTTGTGAATGCcttcaataaaaatgaaaaacgcACAAATTTCACTTGGAAGCCGCGTAAACACTCCACTCCGTAATTACACATCATGAGATTCATAATACACTACACTGCTATTGTGAAGCATCGAACTGCTAGTTCAGCTAAATTAGTCATCGACTGTGTCCACAACAATACAAAATTTGATGTTGCTACTAATTTACTAATTCGTATTCGCTTTGCCCAATCCATATCCTGTGGTCCCatgtgaaaaattatttaattttttggttttatatttttatatttcgtttatCCTTACGATATCCCGTTTACATAAAGTAGTCTCGTTAGTGCTACCGCTGCCTGATCCGAGCAAACCGGAGCAGCATGAGGCTTGTTGCCCGCTCGGTAAGAACCTCGTCTGCCTTGGAACCGTTGTgtatataatgtttttctttaaattcgTTTATGGTAATATACACTTTGCGCTTTTTATTCTGAACACAATACTATGGTTCCATCGCAGGCGTTTTCTAGTTGGTGTGGcttagaatttaattttgcctcatagaaaagttttatttggctatttatttatacatatttttacaccTTTGATGCCTTTGTTGGgtgcttttaataaaaaaataattgcaagcTCATCAAATGTGTAGAACGCCTTGTAGTTTGGTATTAATAcgatttaacatattttactatattacaTCATAAGATTTATTGAATATCGCTTTATAAGCATAATAATGGCATGAGGTCGGAAttaatttgcatatattttatttttattatgtagttaCTAACTTGTATAAAGCAAGTGCAAGATTGGTgttgtattaaaacattttattgtaattatttcacATTACTTGCACATTTTTAAATGGCTGTATTTTATGTTGTCCGTCGCGAAACTTGTAAATGTTGTATACATTTTTGActgaatgttataaaaaatcttgctCTTGGTTTACGAGTGTTGCATAATATTGGTGAGAGAATAAACTAATCGTATTTTACTGTTCCTATTCCTTGTTGCACTACGTTAAACGAATCCccgttatgttttgtttttttttatttaattatttttgcgttatgtttgtttatgttgaCATGATCtgatttgtttgttgttttttttttctctcccTCACTACCACTGCACGCTGTCCTGATGTTTTTTTAACACtttggtgttatttttatttctt from Manduca sexta isolate Smith_Timp_Sample1 chromosome 4, JHU_Msex_v1.0, whole genome shotgun sequence encodes:
- the LOC115452382 gene encoding protein wntless; the encoded protein is MTGTIIENLSGRKLGVLVTILLLCQVTCFLIGGLVAPMPANAQNMLATVCKDTLTVKNDTTKWFYNRGKGSCEKLYLGDTHHDLSETDIVFAFQMPVPRESMVLDYSRWQQNLIGVLQVDIRYHSQMEIRPRSTVTIDARLAYRNKGDPDDHWQLYTQSVEKRHLDCDIEIKSEDYLYNCSAIPLFELGSLFHDYYLLNIRLPVDTPDMNAHIGHIQDMWLTIINQNGGFTKVWLSLKTVFFPCIIGIIVWFWRRIHMLQRKPVLLEKMLLSLGIALCFLNMPIEYLTLHFDLPFMLLLGDIRQGVFYATLFSFWLVFAGEHMLIQEASAQSSLKQYWRHLSAVAMGCISLFIFDMCERGVQLRNPFYSIWVTDIGTNLALTFIILAGISTGVYFLFLCYMIWQVFTNISHKRQSLPTMCSVRRLHYEGIIYRFKFLMLATLLCAAMTVIGFILGQVAEGQWKWDENIALEYTSAFFTGVYGMWNIYIFALLVLYAPSHKRWPAAENTSDTQNLSEEIEISPLPEQSSEISLLTSFIRKTTVD